A segment of the Pseudomonas serboccidentalis genome:
GTTCTGTAAGACCATCTGTTACGCCCATGAAACACTGTTGGGCAAACCCTTGTTCCAGAGCTTTGCGCCGCCTGTGACCACTTGGCTGCCCACGGGACTGTTTCAACGCTGAAACAGATTTTGTATCAGCGTTGCACGCGCCATCGCCAACCCATTGAAAATAAAAGACAACTCAAAAGCGGCACAGCTTTCGCTCTCTCCTTCCCAACGCTGACAAGAGCCAGCCCACTGAAGAAGGAATTGCCACCGTGGGGAATTTCAATAAAGGCCTGACCTGCCTTCTGCTGATCGGATCAGCAGCCAGCACATTCATCAGTTTCAACGTTCAGGCCGAAGGCAATGGCGTGATCGTTCTCAACCGCGACGTCCAGCCGATTCCTATCGGACGCAGCGGCGGCAAAGACCCCTACCCAACCACGGTCAATGCCAATCCTTCCGATCGAATCCATCAAGCGATGACCAGCACCGAACTCAGTGATGGTGAATTCGCCAGTGTGGCCAGCGGCTCTTCGATCCGCAGCAACATCATCACACCGAACTCGGACATGCCCGGCATGAACGTCCTGACCAACCCCAACGGCCTGCCAGGCATGAGTGCCGGTCATGGCGGCGGCGGTGGCGGCGCGATTTCCAACACGATCAATCGCTCCTTGAGCACCGGTCTGGCACCCCTGACCCGCATGGCTGGGGGGCAATGAGATGAATCGTTCCCTTCTGCTGCTTGCCCTCTTCGGCTGCACCAGTGCGATGGCCGATCCCGGTTCAGTGAACAACGCGAACATCCAGGACACCGGTGCGCAGTACCGCGGCAACTTCAACGTCAACCAGGCCGCCGGCGACCAGATGCAACAGACCAACACCAAGGCGATCGCCATTGGCACCAACGCCAGCGCCACGACCATCGTCAGGCAGAAGCTCGATACACCGGCAAACCCTTCGATGAATGCCAGCGCCACCATTGGCGGCAACGCTTTCAGTAATGGCAACGGGATCCTGGGCGTGAACCAGGGCGCCGGTGCCAACAATCAAATGGCCAACGTGACGCGCATCAGCATCAGTGCTGCCCCGCAAAGCGTTGACGACAGCGCCCTGTCGCAACAGAACGTGGCGCTTTTACCGAGCTCAGGAGCAACTGGTACCTCACCCGGCAGTCGCCAGGTCACGACAAGTGATCAGGCCTTCACCGGCAGCCGAGGGGTAATCCAGGTGAACCAGAGTGCCGGGGTGGGGAACCGCATGGCCAACACCCTGAGCATCCGGGTCGCAGACTGACCCAAATAAAAAAAGCAGTGCAATTAGAAAGTACCAACACTTAACCCAACTAATAAGCACGATGGAGAAACACCATGAAACCTACAATGGCTCTCAAACCACTGGTTTTCGCACTTGCAGCAGTAATGGCAATGGCGGCTCAAGCGGGCGGCAATGATCATGGTAACGGGCATGGCAATGGTCATGGCAACCATGAACCAAAAGGCCCAACCCTGGAACAACTTCTGCAGATCGGCGCAGGTGCCGGGGCGGCAGTGCTCGACGAACAAAACAGCGATGGCAACGTGGTGAAAAACCAGGGCACGGTCAACAACGCCAACGCCAGCGACTCGCTCAATGGTTCTAACGGCAACATGGGCGCCAACGTTGCAGCCGGCGACGGCAACCAACAAGACAACGCCGCTGCCCTGGCTACCGCCGATGAAAGCTTCATTTTCGGCACTGCTGTTGCTGCCTCGAGTGCGACTCAAGTCAACAACAACAACTATGTGAAAAACTCGTCCACCTTCAATAACGCTACGCTCAACAATGCAGGCAACAATGGTTCCGGCAATATCGGCATCAACGTGACTGCGGGCAGCTTCAACCAGCAGAAAAACAACCTGGCGATCGCCGTATCCGGTGGCCGTGTAGCCACTGCCGCGGCTTCCGCCAACCAGTCCTCAACTGGCCTGGTCGTAGAAAACAAAGGCGTGCAGGCCTACAAAACAGACACCCTTACTGGCACCTACGCGGCCGCTGGCACGTTTAAAGCCAAAGGCACTGCAACCATCGAAGGCGATGACCACGGCGGTTACGACAATCGTGGCGGCCACGGTGGCAATGATGACCAGAAAGCCAAGTTCGAAGCCGTGGGTACCTTTGGCCTCGCTGGCGTCACCACTCAGCAAGTGCTGACCAAAGATGGCTGGAAAGCACCTGTCGTCAACAATGCCAACATGACCAACTCGATGAACAACTTCTCCGGCAACGGCGGAGCCAACGTCTCGGCGGGTGTGGGCAACCAACAAAGCAACTCGCTGTCCATCGCTGCAGGTTGCAAAGCCTGCATGTAATCGCGATCGAAACGAAAGCCCCGGAAACGGGGCTTTTTCCTCAGTCCGCAAAGGCGTATCGATCATGCGTAAGACTGCCTTTATCGCCCTGCTTTGCCTGTCCGGCCTGACCCAGGCTGCGCAGATGCCCGTCGCTGCCCTGCCCGGCGGCGTACTCGTCTACAAAAACGTGCAAAGCATCCGTGAGCGCAAGTTTTCCGACATCGTCGAACAAAAAACCGATTTCAGCTGCGGCGCCGCCGCACTGGCCACGGTACTGCGCCAGGCCTATTGGCTCGACGTCGATGAGGAGCACATCATCAAAGGCATGCTGGTCAACGCTGACCAGGCCCTTGTTCGCACTCAAGGGTTTTCCATGCTGGACATGAAGCGCTACGTAGAAAGCATCGGCATGCGCGCCAGGGGTTACAAGATTCCGCCGGAAAAGCTCGACGATGTCACGATCCCGGTGGTGGTACTGATGGAAATTCGCGGCTACAAGCATTTCGTGGTGCTGCAGCGCTCGGACAAGAGTTGGGTTTACATCGCAGACCCGGTTCTCGGCCACAAACGCTACGCCCATGATGACTTTGTCAAAGGCTGGAACGGCATTGTCTTCGCCATCGTCGGCCCCGGATACGACAAAACCAATGCACTGCGCAGTCCTCCGGCACCGCTGACCGCCAAGAACAAGCTCGATTCTTTCAACCCTGTCAAAGATGCTGAATTGATGGACTTCGGGTTCATACAGAGCGACTTCTTTTAATCGCCGATTATAAAGAATGGGGCTGGATGTCCCGGGAGCAGCAGATGAAAACCTCATACTGGCTTGCCGCCGCCTGCCTGGCAGCGAGCGCGTCAGGCTATGCCAATGCAGGGTTCAAACCTATCGAAATCACTGATCAGGAGCTCGCCGAGCTACGCGGTCGTTACGTCATGCCGGGGCGGATCATCAGCTTCGGCATTGTCATGAGCAGTACCTGGCGCAACGCCAGCGGTGATCTGATCGGCGCTGCGACGTCGATGCAAATCCAGGCCGCCACGATCAAACCGGAATTCTATGTCTCAACCATCAAAGAACAGGGCAATGGCAGTACCCTGACTCAGGGCACTGGCAGCGTCGTAGGTGGCGCGGCACTCAACAGCAGCCAGGGCGTGACCCAAAGCGTACGCGCCGCCGGCGACAGCAACACCGCCAACAACAACGTGGCGATCAACGTCAAAGAGGCCAACACCCCCCCTGCCCTGGTACCTGCACAAGGTCAGGCGTTGATGGCCGGGCAAACAATCGGTGCCAGCAATGCTGCCGGCAGCGTCGCCGTTTCAGCCACCAGCGGTGGCGTGCAGATGGCTATTCAAGCTGCGGGCAATCAGGGCGCAGCCCTGCAACAAGTCGCCCAGGGCGGCCTGCTGCAGAACACGCGTCTGCTTGGCAGTGCCAACGTGGTCAACAACATGACCCAACTCAATGTTGTGCTTAGCAATAACGGCATCAGCCCTGGCGCACTGGACTGCAACCTGACTCAACTCAGGGCACTACGCAATATTGGATATTGAACTACGCTGAGTCTCGATCATTGGGCTTAAAGGGACGGCTTATTCATGTATCGATCAGTATCACTGCGTGCAGCTGTATGTTTGAGCACTCTTCTACCTGCGGCAATGCTGCAAGCAGCACCCGACGCAGATGTGGAGATTCTGAAACAGGAACTCCTGGAGCTGAAACAACGATACGAAGTACAACAAAAAGCCCTGGCGGTGCTCGAACAACGGGTCCGTCAGGTCGAAGACCAACCGGCGGCCCCACAACCCAAACGACTGGCCAAATCGCCGGCCGACATGAAAGGCAATCCAAAAGTCGCGACCAGCACCGGGGCTCCCGGGGTTGGCGCGGCGGCAGCGTCGGGGGGCGCAGCCGGGGGCAGTGGCGCGTCTTATGGGCAATCGCTGGCCGACGATTCGCAACCGGCACAGAGCGTATCCAACCTCTACGACGAGGCCAGCGGCTTCTTCGGCGGCGGCAAGTTCAGCTTTGAAACCGGCGTGACCTACTCGCGTTACGACACCCGTCAACTGATCCTCAACGGCTTTCTGGCCCTGGACTCGATCTTTCTGGGCAACATCAACCTCGACCGGATCAAGGCCGATACCTGGACTCTGGACCTGACTGGCCGCTACAACTTCGACAATCGCTGGCAGTTCGACGTGAACGTACCGGTGGTCTACCGCGAATCGACCTACCAGTCCGGTGGCGGCAACGGTGGCGCGTCCAACGTCACGACGGAACAGGATGTTTCGCGTGATCCAACCATCGGCGACGTCAACTTCGGCATCGCGTACAAGTTCCTCGACGAGTCGGTCAACACCCCGGACGCCGTGGTCACTCTGCGGGTCAAGGCGCCCACCGGCAAGGACCCGTTCGGGATCAAGCTGCGTCAGACCGACGCCAACTCCAACCTGTTCGTGCCTGACACCCTGCCTACCGGTAACGGCGTCTGGTCGATCACCCCCGGCGTCTCGCTGGTCAAGACGTTCGACCCGGCTGTGCTGTTCGGCAGCTTGTCCTACACCCACAACCTGGAAGAATCGTTCGACGACATCAGTTCGACGGTCAACCAGAAAAACCCAGGCAAGGTACGCATCGGCGACAGCTTCCAGATCGGTGCCGGTATTGCGTTCGCTCTGAACGAGAAGATGAGTATGTCGTTCTCGGTGTCTGACCTGGTGCAACGCAAGAGCAAGCTGAAACAGGACGGCGGGGATTGGGAATCGGTGGTGTCCAGCGATGCCAATGCCGGTTACTTCAACGTCGGCATGACCATTGCCGCCACGGATAACCTGACCATCGTGCCCAACCTGTCGCTCGGTATGACCGACGATGCCCCAGACTTCTCCTTCAGCCTGAAATTCCCGTACTACTTCTAAAGCAAAAGATCGCCGCCTTCGGCAGCNNNNNNNNNNNNNNNNNNNNNNNNNNNNNNNNNNNNNNNNNNNNNNNNNNNNNNNNNNNNNNNNNNNNNNNNNNNNNNNNNNNNNNNNNNNNNNNNNNNNGCTCCTACAGGGGTGTAGGTCAGTCGATGTATTCGAACAGCTTCACGATCTTCTGCACGCCGGAAACGCTTTGCACCAGATTGGTCGCCTGTTGAGCTTCCTGCTTGGTCAGCAGGCCCAGCAGATAGACGATGCCGTTCTCGGTCACGACTTTGATGCGCGAGCCGGGAATGTTGGCGTCGGTCAGCATCTGAGTCTTGATCTTGGTGGTCAGCCAGGCGTCGTTCTGGCGTGCCAGCAGGGAGGAAGGTTGCAGCACTTGCAGCTCGTTGTGCACCTTCTTCACGCGCTGGACGTTGGCGGCGGCCTGTTCGGCCTTGGCTTTGAGGTCTTCGCGCGGCGTCTGGCCGGCGAGCAGCACCACGCCGTTGAAGCTGGTGACGACGATGTGCGAATCGTTGTCCAGGGCCGGGTCGGCCTTGGCCACGTTGACGCCGACTTTGGTCTCGATCAGCGAGTCATCGATTTTGCTACCGAAGGTTCGGGTGCCGCGGTCGTCTTCAATCGGCGCTTCACGGCTGGCATTCACCACCGAGGTGCAGCCACTGATGCCGAGGCACAGGGTCAAGGCCAGAAGGCCAAGGCGATTAGGGGTCATTCTTCACTCCCGAACAGTTGGCTGTCGATCAGATCGCAGAGGCAATGGATCGCCAGCAGATGGACTTCCTGAATACGTGCAGTGACATGGGCCGGTACGCGAATCTCGACGTCTTCAGGCAGCAGCAGTGATGCCATGCCGCCGCCGTCGCGGCCAGTCAATGCTACGACAATCATTTCGCGATCATGTGCGGCCTGGATCGCTTGAATAATGTTTGCCGAGTTACCGCTGGTCGAAATGGCCAGCAACACATCGCCTGGCTGACCGAGCGCGCGGATCTGCTTGGAGAACACTTCGTTGTAGCTGTAGTCATTGGCGATCGAGGTGATCGTCGAGCTGTCGGTGGTCAGGGCGATGGCGGGCAGGCTCGGACGTTCGCGCTCGAAGCGGTTCAGCAGTTCGGATGAGAAGTGCTGGGCGTCGCCGGCAGAGCCACCGTTGCCGCACGAAAGCATTTTGCCTTCGTTGAGCAGGGCATTGACCATGATCTGGCTGGCTTGCTCGATGTGCGGTGCAAGTACGTCCATCGCCTGTTGCTTGGTGTCGATACTGGCCTGGAAAAGCTGGCGAATTCGGGATTGCATGTCCATCTGTGTGACCTTAAGTAGCGCGGCTGTTCGGCACGTGAATGTGCAGCCCGCAAAGCAAAGAGCAAAAGTTGTCGGTGAAAGTGTCCGGGGTGGTGTGCAGAGAATCAACCATCGAACGCATTCTGCAGCCAGTTCAACTGATCCGGGTGCCTGTCGATGGCCACCACGTCGAAGCGGCAAGGGGAGTCGGCCCAGCGCGACTCGCGCTGAAGAAAATACTGTGCGGCGAAAATCAGTTTCTGCCGTTTGCGCTCATCGATGCTAGCGAGCGCGCCACCCCATTGAGTGTTTTTTCTGTAACGGACTTCCACGAATACTACTGTATCGCCATCAAGCATGACCAGATCAAGCTCGCCGCGTTTGCATGACCAGTTCTGCGCCAACAGGCGCAGACCCTGATGTTGCAGATGATCGAGCGCCTGGCGCTCGGCATCTTTACCGCTTTGCAGGTGCGAGCTGTCGGGCATTAGCGCGGGGTGTCCGGCAGGCGTTGAACCTGACCGTTGACGAACTGCGCCCAAGGCAACTGGCGTACCACGCGTTGGGTCTGGGTCATGCCCAGGCTGCCCGACTGACCTTCGATGCGGCTGTCCGGCAGGGCCTTCAACTGACCCAGGCGCGGTGCCAGGCGGTAGGCGTCGACACCCATCGCGTACAAACGGCCGAGGCTGCCGGCCGCTTGTGGCCATTGTGCGGTGACTTGTTGGCGCAGCGGGTCATTGGCTTCGAGCAACCATGGGGTTTCGCAGAAGCGAACGCCGTTCATGTCGTTGTACTGGTTCACATCACCGCTGGCGCTGTAGACGTGAGAGGTGGCGTAGACCGGAACGTCACCGGCGTACTGGAAGTTCAGGGTCGGCTTGATCTGCTGCGCCTGTTGCGGAGTGGCAGCCAGGAAGATGAATTCGATGTCCTGACGACGCGAAGGCTGTGCGGCTACGTTGGTGCCGGCGGCATTCTGCAGACTCTTGGCGCGGGCTTCGCTTTGACGCAGCTGGAACATGTCGGCGATCTGCTGGGCCAGTTGCACCGGCTGATCGACACGCTCGGTGGCAACGATGCTGCCGCCATTGGCCTGCCAGTCCTGGCTGAACGCACGCAATACGCGGTCGCCCCATTCGCCCTTCGGCACCATGATCGCTGCGCGGTGCAGGCCGTCGGCACGGGCCCGACGCGAGACTTCGCGGGCTTCGTCTTCAGCGGCCAGACCGAACTGGAACAGTTGTGCCGGGCCTTGATCGCCCTCGCTGTAGTTCAGCGCGAGGGTAGTGATCGGCAGTTGCGGGCGAGTGCTCAGTTGTTTGACCAGCGGTTTTTCCAGCGGGCCGACTACCAATTGCACGCCATCGGCCTGGGCCTTGCGGTAGAACTCGTCCATCGAGGTCAGCTTGGAGCTGTCGTAGAACTCAATGGCTGGCGGCTTCTGACCGGCCTGTTGCGCCTGGTAGTGCGCCGCCATGAAGCCTTCACGAAGCGCTTTGCCGACCGAAGCCAGCGGGCCGTCTTGCGGCAGCAGCAGTGCGATCTTGCTCAGGGGCTGGCTGGCCAGTTCCTTGAGTTTGGTCAGCGGCAACGGCAGGTTGATCGCGGCCGGGTGTTTTGGATTCTGCGCGCGCCAGGCATCGATCGCGGCTTGCTGCTGCTCCAGGGTGCCGGCCGTTTTCACCGCCAGGGCCAGGCCCATCCAGCCACCGAGATCGTCGGCGGTGTTGGGTTGCAGTTGATCTGTCGGCAGCGAGGCGATCAGGGTCCAGATCGCTTCGTGGTTCTTGCTGGCGGCTTCGCCTTTGAGCATTGGCGCGATAAAGATGCGCTCGCGAGCGGCTGCCAGGGTCTGGCCGTCGGCTTCCAGCGCGCGGGCATGCACGGTGCCCGTGCGCACCTGCTGCTCTTCCGGCATCTCGCTCAGGTGTTGCAGGCTCGGATGGCTCAGGGCGGTCAGCGCAGCCTTGGGCTGATTGCGCGTCATCGCCAGTTCAGCAGACAGGGTGCTGGCGAAGATCTGCTGGCCAGGCTTCAACTGCTCCATCGGCACTTGTTGCAAGATCTGCGCGGACTGGCCGGCGTTGCCTTGGCGATAAGCCAGGTCTGCCGCGCTCAGGCGCAACAGGGCGGCTTTTTCCGGCGTCTTGGCCTGGGTCGCCTGTTCGAGCAGTTGCTCGATGCTGGCATCCGGAGTCCGTGGAAGTTCGCCAAGGCTGGAGGAAGGGGAGCTGGCGCAGGCCGCCAGCAAGGCAGCGAAGC
Coding sequences within it:
- a CDS encoding adhesin gives rise to the protein MNRSLLLLALFGCTSAMADPGSVNNANIQDTGAQYRGNFNVNQAAGDQMQQTNTKAIAIGTNASATTIVRQKLDTPANPSMNASATIGGNAFSNGNGILGVNQGAGANNQMANVTRISISAAPQSVDDSALSQQNVALLPSSGATGTSPGSRQVTTSDQAFTGSRGVIQVNQSAGVGNRMANTLSIRVAD
- a CDS encoding heme utilization protein; protein product: MKPTMALKPLVFALAAVMAMAAQAGGNDHGNGHGNGHGNHEPKGPTLEQLLQIGAGAGAAVLDEQNSDGNVVKNQGTVNNANASDSLNGSNGNMGANVAAGDGNQQDNAAALATADESFIFGTAVAASSATQVNNNNYVKNSSTFNNATLNNAGNNGSGNIGINVTAGSFNQQKNNLAIAVSGGRVATAAASANQSSTGLVVENKGVQAYKTDTLTGTYAAAGTFKAKGTATIEGDDHGGYDNRGGHGGNDDQKAKFEAVGTFGLAGVTTQQVLTKDGWKAPVVNNANMTNSMNNFSGNGGANVSAGVGNQQSNSLSIAAGCKACM
- a CDS encoding C39 family peptidase produces the protein MRKTAFIALLCLSGLTQAAQMPVAALPGGVLVYKNVQSIRERKFSDIVEQKTDFSCGAAALATVLRQAYWLDVDEEHIIKGMLVNADQALVRTQGFSMLDMKRYVESIGMRARGYKIPPEKLDDVTIPVVVLMEIRGYKHFVVLQRSDKSWVYIADPVLGHKRYAHDDFVKGWNGIVFAIVGPGYDKTNALRSPPAPLTAKNKLDSFNPVKDAELMDFGFIQSDFF
- a CDS encoding BON domain-containing protein, with protein sequence MTPNRLGLLALTLCLGISGCTSVVNASREAPIEDDRGTRTFGSKIDDSLIETKVGVNVAKADPALDNDSHIVVTSFNGVVLLAGQTPREDLKAKAEQAAANVQRVKKVHNELQVLQPSSLLARQNDAWLTTKIKTQMLTDANIPGSRIKVVTENGIVYLLGLLTKQEAQQATNLVQSVSGVQKIVKLFEYID
- a CDS encoding phosphoheptose isomerase, whose translation is MDMQSRIRQLFQASIDTKQQAMDVLAPHIEQASQIMVNALLNEGKMLSCGNGGSAGDAQHFSSELLNRFERERPSLPAIALTTDSSTITSIANDYSYNEVFSKQIRALGQPGDVLLAISTSGNSANIIQAIQAAHDREMIVVALTGRDGGGMASLLLPEDVEIRVPAHVTARIQEVHLLAIHCLCDLIDSQLFGSEE
- a CDS encoding YraN family protein translates to MPDSSHLQSGKDAERQALDHLQHQGLRLLAQNWSCKRGELDLVMLDGDTVVFVEVRYRKNTQWGGALASIDERKRQKLIFAAQYFLQRESRWADSPCRFDVVAIDRHPDQLNWLQNAFDG
- a CDS encoding penicillin-binding protein activator — encoded protein: MIACLRLFTALCFAALLAACASSPSSSLGELPRTPDASIEQLLEQATQAKTPEKAALLRLSAADLAYRQGNAGQSAQILQQVPMEQLKPGQQIFASTLSAELAMTRNQPKAALTALSHPSLQHLSEMPEEQQVRTGTVHARALEADGQTLAAARERIFIAPMLKGEAASKNHEAIWTLIASLPTDQLQPNTADDLGGWMGLALAVKTAGTLEQQQAAIDAWRAQNPKHPAAINLPLPLTKLKELASQPLSKIALLLPQDGPLASVGKALREGFMAAHYQAQQAGQKPPAIEFYDSSKLTSMDEFYRKAQADGVQLVVGPLEKPLVKQLSTRPQLPITTLALNYSEGDQGPAQLFQFGLAAEDEAREVSRRARADGLHRAAIMVPKGEWGDRVLRAFSQDWQANGGSIVATERVDQPVQLAQQIADMFQLRQSEARAKSLQNAAGTNVAAQPSRRQDIEFIFLAATPQQAQQIKPTLNFQYAGDVPVYATSHVYSASGDVNQYNDMNGVRFCETPWLLEANDPLRQQVTAQWPQAAGSLGRLYAMGVDAYRLAPRLGQLKALPDSRIEGQSGSLGMTQTQRVVRQLPWAQFVNGQVQRLPDTPR